TCGCCGAACTGGAAGCCATTGGCTCCGAGCCCGGCTATGACGTGTTCCTGGCCCCTGCGCGCGCCCTCGAAGGCGCCGTGGAGGAGTGCCGCTCCAACATCGCGCTCGCCTTCCACAACACGAAGCGCGGGGTGGAGAGCGTCTTCGCCCGTGAGGCGGAGGTCGCCGCGCTCCCGGGTGTGAACGTGGAGGAGCTGCGCGAACTGCCGCTGCTCGCGCAGGGCCTGGCCTGGGCCGCGCTGCGCGTCCAGCGCGACATGCGGGCCAGCTCCTTCGGAGCCCTCTTCGACCGCGCCCAGCAGCTGCGCCGCAAGCTGCTCAAGACCGCGGAGGCGCTCGCGGAGTCCTCCTTCCTCGCCGCCGCGGACGTGACGGCCGCCCACGGAGAGGGCCACCGCGACGTGGTGGGGGACTGCCTGGGACTCGTGGCGCTGTTCCGCAGGCACGAAGAGAAGCTCGCCGGCCGTTCCCCTGTCACCCCCGAGGACGTGAACGAAGTGGAGCGCGTGGCGCAGCAGCTGCGCGCCCTGCTCGCGGCCCCGGGAGAGGCCCGCGAGGACGACAGCTCGCCGCTGCTCTTCGAGGCCACGGAGACGCGAGACCGCCTCTGGACGCTGCTCACCCGGCGCCACGACGTCCTCTGGCGCTGTGGCGCGTGGCTCTTCGGCCGGGACGTGGACATGCACGTGCCGCCGCTCCTGGCCCGCCACCCGCTGGTGCGCGCCGTCGAGCCCACGTCCATCGAACGCGCGAAGCAGCAGACGCCAGGAAAGCGCGGGGCGACCCCGATCGACTACGCCCCGGAAACCAACGTGCGCTCCAAGGTCCGTTTCATGGTGAAGGTCGGCTTCGACTTTCCCTCCCGCTAGAGACCCATGCCTTTCGACGTGAAGGACATCCTCCGGCAGCTGGAAGCCGGCTTCGCCCCGGATTCAGGCGCTCCGAAGTGGTGGCAGGAGAGCTGGGAGGATCCGGAAGGGTTCGCCGTGGCGCTCGCGGAGGCCCACGCGGGCCGGGGCGTCCCGCCGCCCAAGAGCCGCCCGGGCCAGCAGTACGACTTCTTCCATGATCTCATCGTGCGCCACGTCGCGCTGGAGCGCCCCGCGTTCCGCACGCACCAGCGCATCCAGGGTTGGCAGGCCCTGGCCTACCGCACCCTGCACGACCTGGCCTCGCGCCGCGCCAGCGAGTGGGCGGATCAGGGCGTGGAGCCGGGCGCCAAGGTGTGCCTGGTGCACGGCGTGGGGCAGGAGCTCCTCGTGTCGCTCCTGGCCACGCTGAAACTGGGCGGCTGCTTCACGCTCCTGCCGCCCATGGGCCCGCGAGCCATGGCCACCCGGCTGGAGTCCCTGACGCCGGACTTCATCGCCGCGGAGCCCCACCAGCTCCCGCTCCTCAAGGGCCACGAGCAGCTGCTGCTCAAGAGCCAGGGGAGGGGAGCGCCGGGCTTCACGTCGCACACGTACAAGCCCTCGGACGTGGTGGGGCTGCTCTTCTCGCCGCTGGTGGATCCGCCGCACACGCCCGTGCCCCTCACCGCGGAGAACGCGTGGAAGGGCGCCATCGGCGACGGGATGCTCACCTTCGGCCTGTCGCCGGGGGACCTCCTCGCGGCGCCGGACTTCCCGGTGCTCCAGCACCTGCCCGCGCTCCTCTTCGCCACGCTCCTGCGCGGCGCCACCTACCTGCACCTGGAGATGGCGGACCTGGCGCTCAACCCGGCCCCGCTCCTGGAGCACCCGCTGCGCGCCCTGGGCGTCACGCCGAAGCTGCGCGACCTGCTCGTGCGCCACCGCGCCTCCCTGCGCAACGTGCAGCACTGGTTCCGCAGCCCGGAGGAGCCCTTCGACGCCCAGGCGTGGCGCACCTGGGTGAAGCAGTGCGGCCTCCAGGCCGTGCCGTCCTCCAACATCCTCATCGACGCGTCCGCGGGCGGCGCGGTGCTGGCCTCGTCGCGCGGCGTGAGCGAGGCGACCACCGACGTGCACACGGACGTCTTCCCCGTCCCGGGCCGCGCGTGGACGCTGAAGGATCCGAACCAGAGCGGGCAGGGCGCTCCCACGGACGTGGGCGTCTTCACGCTCCTGCCGGACAAGGAGTACCCGCCGGGCCACGTCCTGCTCGCGCGGATCCGCCAGCGCTACCACTACGCGGGCACGCTGGGCTTCCGGCACGACGGCCGCACCTACTCCGCGAAGGAGGTCACCGCCGCGCTGGAGGGCCTGCCGTTCCTCGCGGGCACCAGCGTGGTGCCGGTGTCCACCGGCGGCCTGGCCAGCCACT
The sequence above is a segment of the Corallococcus exiguus genome. Coding sequences within it:
- a CDS encoding AMP-binding protein, which produces MPFDVKDILRQLEAGFAPDSGAPKWWQESWEDPEGFAVALAEAHAGRGVPPPKSRPGQQYDFFHDLIVRHVALERPAFRTHQRIQGWQALAYRTLHDLASRRASEWADQGVEPGAKVCLVHGVGQELLVSLLATLKLGGCFTLLPPMGPRAMATRLESLTPDFIAAEPHQLPLLKGHEQLLLKSQGRGAPGFTSHTYKPSDVVGLLFSPLVDPPHTPVPLTAENAWKGAIGDGMLTFGLSPGDLLAAPDFPVLQHLPALLFATLLRGATYLHLEMADLALNPAPLLEHPLRALGVTPKLRDLLVRHRASLRNVQHWFRSPEEPFDAQAWRTWVKQCGLQAVPSSNILIDASAGGAVLASSRGVSEATTDVHTDVFPVPGRAWTLKDPNQSGQGAPTDVGVFTLLPDKEYPPGHVLLARIRQRYHYAGTLGFRHDGRTYSAKEVTAALEGLPFLAGTSVVPVSTGGLASHSRFLLLAFTGATPAPSSGEQEINRRIEMLLGGDFLPDRIEFFPLFPHRVKGAVDDAWCASQFFTGALHKKAKDPMFQALTALRGRLLASAAASGEDDPSPAR